TTATCTTTCAAAGTTTTTCCTTGTATTTAAAATCCTAGATTATAGCAAAAAACCGTTTAAATTGCTTGTTTTATGGCGTTTTTTAGCTCATTACTAAGCGTTGTGTGTAGTTTTATAAGCGAGATAGGGAGATTGAAGTCTTTTACTTTTACAAAATCCTTTTGTGTCATAAGTAAGGATGTAGCTTTGTAAGAGCTAAGAAGCTTTGCAAGCTCTTGTTTATTAAAGTCGTGATGATCTGGATAAAAAATTTGCGCTACTGTTTGGTTGAAAAATGGCTCTAGGCGCGTTGGATTGGCTATTGCTGTGACTAAAAGCATCTTATCTGTTTGGTTAAAAATTTGAGTTTTTCTAAAGTGCGAAACACCCTCTTTAGCTATGAAATCCCCAAATCTATAAAAGCCAACAGGATATCTATAAGCCCCGCTAGGTATGGTAAAATTTAGCGCTGGAAGAGGGTTTGGCTGGATTAGGATATTAAATTTTTTAATGTGAAATTTGCCAAAACCATCATCTAAAATAATATACCTTGCACCCATTTTTTTTGCTTCATATATAGCTTCATCTCGGTTTTCACTAACGATGACGTTTGTATTTTTTACACTTATGGCATACTCCATCGCCTCATCGCCACTTGTTTTTACGTCTGTTAAAATTTGACCGTTTACGCATACCTTTACAAGACCTTTACTACTTCTGCCGTATCCTCTTAGTATGATAAAAGCACCGTCAAATTCGTTTGCTATCGCGATACCAAGCGGAGTTTTGCCGCTTCCTCCCAAGCTAAGGTTGCCTATGCTTAAAATTTTAATACCAAGATCCTTCTCTTTACTTGTGTATTTTTTGATATAAATAACAAAAGCATATATTAAAGACAGTGGTAAAAGTATAAAAGAAAGAAGCTTTTGAGTGAAATTAGGGCGGTAAAAATAACTCTCCGCCCAAATGTATAAATTTTGTTTAAATGTGCTTTTAGACACGTGATTTTGATATCTCTTTAATCTTTTCGCAAATATAATAAACCTCTTCATCTTTTAAAGCGTTATAAATAGGCAAAGAAAGCACTTGTTGATATACCTTAAGTGCACTAGGGTAGGCGTTTACTTTAAGGTTGTATTTAGCCTTGTAGTAACTTAAAAGATGTATCGGTATATAGTGTAACGAAGTATGGATGCCATTTTCCAGTAGCTCACGTGCGAAACTGTCGCGGTTTTTATCGATTTTGATTATATACTGAGAGTATACATGGTCACGTTTTTTAATAGGAGTTGTTATGTGAGGACAGTTTGATAACTCTTTGTTATAAATTTCAGCTATCTCTTTTCTGCGTTTGATAAACATATCGTTTTTTTCTATCTGGGCAGTGGCATATGCGGCATTTAATGCACTTATATCGTATTTAAGACCGATGTCAACTACGTCATAAATATAGCCTAAGTTGCCGTATTTATCGATACCGTTTATAAGTGCGTAGTTTCTAAGAAGTCTCGCGCGTTCCGCAATCTTGTCGTCATTTGTTGTGAAAAATCCAGCTGTTGCGATAGGGTTGTTTACTTGCGAATACGTCTGAAAGCATGATAAAAATGAGTTTTCATTGCCGATTTTGGTGCCATTGTATGTTAGTCCGATAGAGCGATTTGCATCATCTAATACTTTTACGTCATAATGTTTTGCTATCTCGTTTATCTCATCAACCGGAGCACTTTGTCCTGCTATGTGACTTACAAAAATTCCTTTTAGTTTTTTATGATTATACTCTTTGAGGGCTTTTTTAAGTGAGTCCGGGTTTATGTTAAAGTCATCTTCGTTTATATCGACAAATATCGGCTCGGCATCAAAGTGCCTGATTGATTGGGCTACACTTGGAAATGAATTTACCGAGCAAATAATCTTATCTCCACGTTTTATCTCCATTGCACTTAAGGCTAAGTGGTGTGCTGCGGCTAGGTTGTTTGTGCTTATGACATGTTTTGCACCGAAATATTTTTGCAAAGTATCTTCTAGTGCTTTAATGGTTTTGTTTGAATTTTGGTTTTTTAAAACATCTTGTATAAGTTCGTTTTCGCGCTCCGTAATGGTTGGTTTATAAAATGAAATTTCTTCCATGTCTTGCCCCCTAAATTTTTGCTATCAGAGGCATTCGCCTCTTAAATTCGTTTGATTTTACTCTTTTTAGTATCTCTTGAACTGTTTTTTTGCCAAATTTTTCTTCGATTTGTTTATTATAAATTTCACCGTTTTTTGTCGCTATTAAAATTTCATCAACCACTTCATAGCTATATCCGATATCTTCTTCGTCGCTTTGGCCTTCCCAAAGATCGGCTGATGGCGCTTTGTTTATGATATTTTCGTCTATCTCAAGATACCTAGCAAACTCAAAAATTTCAGTTTTATAAAGCTCTCCGATAGGATTTATTGCACATGCCATATCGCCAAATATAGTTCCGTATCCAAGCATGAGTTCGCTTTTGTTACTAGTTCCCACAACGATAGCTCTTATGTCTGCCGAGTAGTCATACAAAAGGCTCATTCTTATTCTTGCACTTAAATTTCCTTTTCGAATATTGTTTAAATTTGTGTCTATACTCTCTTGGTATGCGCCTAAAATGCTTTCTATGCTTAAGATTTTAAATTTAATGTTTCTCTTTTGACAAAATTCAGTTGCATCTTTTATATTTTTTGGGTCGGAATTTTTAGTCGGCATGATTAGGGCGTGTGTATTTTGAGGCATTGCCTTTGCGCAAAGTGCGCCCACTATAGCAGAATCAAGCCCTCCGCTCATACCAATAAGTAAATTTTCGACACCGATATTTTTACAGTAGTCTCTTAGAAAAGCAACCAGTTTTAGCTCTAACTCTTTAAAATCTCTCATTTTGGTATCATTGTTTAAAAAATTTGTATTATTATACTTAACATATATAAATTTTTAGTTAAGTTTTCATAATTTTATTGTAAAATTCTTAAAAAAATAAATTAAAGTATTGAAAATGAAAGTGTTATCAAAAAGTTTTGGAGAATACGCTACAAACTGTTACATAATAGAGCAAGACGGTATGCAACTTGTCGTAGATCCAGGTAAAGGTTCGTTTGAGTGGATTGGTCAAAATGTTACAAATTTAAAGGCTATACTTTGCACACATGGGCATTTTGACCATATTTTTGATGTTTTAAAGGTCAAAAATAAGTTTAAGGCGCCTATTTATATCCATGAAGAGGACGCATTTTGGGCGCAAAATGATATTTTTGGATATGGATATGAGATATTTACTCCAGATGTATTTTTTAAAGACCAAGAGTGCGTTACTATCGGCTCGTTTAATATAAAATTCCATCACTTTGCAGGACATACACCAGGATGTTCAATGATAGAGATAAACGGCTGTATGTTTAGTGGTGATTTCTTGTTTAGAGATAGTATTGGCAGGTGGGATTTTCCGTATTCAAACAAAGAAGATATGCTAAAAAGCCTTGAAAAATGCTCAAAAATAAGTGGTGACTACAAGCTCTATCCAGGACACGGTGAGCCAAGCAGTCTAAGTGCGGAGCAAGGCAGGCTTGATATGTGGATAAGGATAGTGACTTCTAGTTAGCCTTATCCTGTCGTTCTTTAGCACGTCTAATAGCGCCTTCGCGTTGGATATTTTTTTGTTGTGCTAAAAAAATATGCTCTTCGAGTGCAACGAGTTGAAATGTCCCCTCAAATACCTTCATGTCGTGGAGTTTACCTATGACTCTTACTTCGCGTTTGCGCGACTCGTCAAAGTAAGCTCTTGCATCAAATTCTACGATCTCTCCAAGTTTGATCGGGCCGTAAAAATTTATACGAGCATTTATGGTGACGCAAAATTCTTCATTGATGGCAACAAGAGCAGCGTAGTTTGCCGCGGAAAATATAAATCCGCTATGGATGAGATCAGAGCCGTCGGCTACCATTTCGTTTGTGGTAAAAAATTTTGTTTTTGCGTGATTTTTTTCTAAAAATGTCGTTACGCCGGTTAGGCTTAACTTGATATTTGGTGATGTTTTTATCTCATTGCGAAATGGATTTTCGTCTTCAGGAAGGACGATTTGAGAGTCCCCAACCTCTTCATAAATGCTGTTTTCAGCCATTTTTATCCTTAAATTTTTATTTTTATATACACTCGGTTTGGAGCAGGATAACCTTCGATAGTTTTTAAGCTATCGTTTGGATCAAGAAAATTTTCTAAACTCTGTCCGTCTATCCACTCGGTTTTTCTTTGTTCGTTTACGTCGGTAGGTTTTGTGGCTAAAATTTCAAAATCACTAAATTTAGCCCTTTCACACCAATTTTCAAGCGCACCGATAGTAGGGACAAAGTATATGTTTGGTATCTTTGAATACGTAAGCTTTGGTGTTAATGCAAAATCACCCGGCATATCTATATACATCGTATCTAAAAATACTTCTCCGCCCTTATTAAGTGAACCTTTAAGTTCTTTTAGCATTTTTACCGGATCGCTTCTGTGATATATCACGCCAAGGCAAAAGATGGTGTCAAATTTATGCTCGTAATGCGCTAAATGCTCAACTCCTAAAAGCTCATATATGATATTTGAGCGCACAAAATGGTTTATGAAATTAAACTGCATAAACGTATGCACGCTAGGGTCAAAGCCGACTAATTTTTTTGGTTTTTCTTTAAGCATGCGAAACATGTAATATCCGTTATTGCACCCCACATCGGCTACAACTTTATCTTTTAAATTTATATGTGGTTTAAGTAGGTTGTATTTTATAAAGCTTTGCCACTCTGTATCTATAAAAAGCTCTCCAAGCGCAAACGGACCTTTTCTCCATGGCTTAAGCTCTTTTGCGATCGCCTCTATCTGTTCTTGTTCTTGAGCGGTTAAACCGTTAAATTTAATACTAACAATATCGTTAAATTCACACTCGCAATCAAACTTTCCTAGTGCATTTATGAGTGAAAGAAGTTCTAAATTTTTATATGAATTTAATATCTTTTGTCTTTCTTTTATGAAATTTTGCACGCTACTTCCAGTCTATGATGTTGTGCGGACACTCTTTGCGATATGTGCCGGTCGCGTCATAATACTCTTTACAGTCGTTGTAATACTGTGTTGAAATTCCGCGCTCATTTAAAAAAATACAACCGTTAAAAACAAAAACAATAAGCATTAAAAGTAATATTTTAAGAAATTTATTCATGGATTTGATTTTAGCATAAAATTTAATATTTTATAGTAAAATGTTCGTTTTTAGGGCTTAGGTTAGCCATTTTATTATTAAGGCATTTCATGCAAAGACGTGATTTTTTTAAAATAGGTGGAGTTTTGGGTGCGGCAAGCGTGCTGCCAAGCGTAGCATTTGCGGCTGCTAACGAGAGCAAAAGTAGTGCGGTTAGGACGTTTGACGTTAGATTAAGTCATTTACTAAAAGAAAAGGGTAAAAACGCTCGTTTTTGGTTACCTCTTGTTACTTCAACCGATTTTCAACAATTAGTAAGCGACTATAAGATAACAACAAATGCAAAAGAGTATTACATTTCAGATCTTGCCATCCCAACGCTATTTGCCGACTTTAAAGAGGGTCAAGTAGATCCAGCAATAGATGTTGAATTTAAAGTGAGAACCACTGAGAGAAATACCGACTTTTCAAAGGTTAATTTTAACGAAAATGAAAAATTAAGCAAAGAAATCGAGTTTTATCTAAAAGCAACCGCTCAAATTCCTACAACAGGCATAGTTAAAGAATTTGCTGACAAGATCATCGGTAAAACAAAAGGTGACTTAGAAAAAGCTCGTTTGATATATAACTGGGTCGCAAACACTATGGAGCGTGACAATAGCGTGCCTGGATGTGGCAGAGGAGATGTAAAAGCTATCCTTGAAAGCGGTAAACTAGTCGGTAAATGCACCGATATAAACAGTGTGTTTGTCGGACTTTGTAGGGCGGTTGGAATTCCTGCTCGTGAGTTATTTGGTATCCGCGTTGGTGCTTCGAGATTTTCAGGCCAAATGGGCGCAGCTCCAAAAGAGGACGGCTTAAGTCATATATCTGGCGGACAGCACTGTAGGGCGGAATTTTATCTAAAAGGATATGGCTGGGTGCCTGTTGATCCTGCTGATGTTACAAAGGTAAGACTGGGCGAAAAACTAAGCAACAGCGACACAAAATTGGCTCAAATTCGTGATTATCTATTTGGTAACTGGGAAATGTGCTGGATAGGCTTTAACTACGGTAGAGACTTTGACCTAAAGCCACTTGCCGAGCAAAGACCTATAAATAACTTTGGCTATCCATATGCTGAGGTTGATGGCAACACGTTAGATTATTACAACCCAAAAGAATTTAGCTACGATTACGTATCGAAAGAAATTTAAATTTGAAGCAGGTTTGGTTTATCATAACCTCGGCTATTAGCGCATTTATGGCAACGCTTTGTTGCCTACCTGCGCTACTTTTTTTACTGTTTGGAACCTCTTTTTCATTTTTGTCTTGGACTAGCGCATTTTATGAGTATCGCACGTTTTTTAGCATACTTTCGGTGATATTTTTCGTTGCTTCGGCATTTTTTGTGTTTTATAAGCCAAAGTCTTGCGCGCTAAATTATGCTAAGAAAAAGTGGATATTTACATATGTTCTTTTGGGGATTTTGATTGTTTTTATGCTTGTTTATCCAGAGCTGTTGGGAGACTTTTATGAGTAAAATTTTATTTGCACTACTAATTTGTACGGTTGCATTTTCGGATCAAAATTTTAAGATACAAGTAGAGGCTATGCATTGTCCACTTTGCACGTCAATGGTTAGAAAAGCACTGCTTGGAGTTGAGGGCACTCAAAGTGCCAAAGTTTCTTTACGTAGTAAAACGGCGGATGTTATTACGGTGGATGGAGTTAAGGAAGATGACTTGCTTAAAGCTATAGAGGCTATAGGCTATCCTGGTATTGTTTTAAAGTAGACACTCATGAAAGAAGTTCAAATTTTAGACAAATTTAAGGAAATTTCACAAATTCCCCATTGCAGTTTTAATACAAAAGAGTTGCGCGACTTTTTGGCTAATTATGCCAAAAATCACGGATATAGCGTGGACGTTGATGAGGTTGGAAATATCCACGCGATAAAAGGTGAGCCTAAAATTTGCTTGCAAAGTCACTATGATATGGTTTGTGTGGGCCATGCGCCAAAGCTCGAGCTTGTCGAAAAAGATGGTTTTTTAAGCGCTAAAGAGTCATCTTTGGGTGCCGATAATGGCATGGGTGTCGCTATCATGATGCAGATGATGAAGGAATTTGAAAATTTAGAATGTCTTTTTACAAACGACGAAGAGGTTGGGCTTATAGGAGCAAATGGATTTGACGGTAATTTTGCAAGCAAAAAGCTTTTAAATTTAGACAGCGAAGATGACAGCGAGGTTATAGTTGGTTGTGCAGGAGGTATAAATATCTTTGCATGCATTGACGCAGATACAAAGACCGTATCAAGCGGCGATGTTTATGAAGTTATCGTTAGTGGATATCCTGGTGGACACTCCGGTGTTGAGATACAAAAAGATATACCAAACGCTATTAAAATTTTAGCTCGCTTTATAAGACAAAACGGTGCGAAGCTAGTAAGTATAGAAGGTGGTGAAAGAAGCAACTCTATACCGGTTAACGCAAAGGCTGTCGTAGTAAGTCAGAACAAATTAAAAAGCGATGACTTGCATATTTGCGTTAAGAAGCTTGACGGTACTGCTAAAATTTTAAAAAATTCAGATCAAATTTTAGCTTTTATAAATGGTTTTTCGCAGGGCGTAAGAAGCTATGATGTGGAGTTAAATTTACCAAAAGATAGTGTAAATTTATCTACCGTAAAAAATCACAACGGTAAGACCTGGGTGGAATTTTACGCTCGCTCTATGAGTATGGATGGAATTTTAAGGCTCGAGTTTGAGATCGGCGAAATGGCTAGTGCGCTTGGTTTTGACATTAGTATCAATGAGCGCTCTAATCCCTGGGAGCCTAGTGCAGATGAATTTGCTTATGCTGTTTTGGATGAACTTCAAAAATTTAAACCGGATGCAAAGATAAAGGCTATACACGCAGGGCTTGAGTGTGGTGTGCTTTGTGAGGGCAGAGATGATATGCAGACTTGTTCCATAGGACCAAATATCTACTCTCCGCACTCTACTCACGAAAGATGTGAGCTTGCTTCGGTTGATATTATAGCAAGTGTCGTTAGAAATATAATTAGCAGATATTAAATTTGTAAAATTTTACATAAAATTTCATTTAAAATGCTTAGAAACTATAAGCATTTTAAATTTACATAAACGCTTAAACTAAGATGTTTAGGCTTCCTCTTTCTTGCCTGCTTTGTTCTTGGTTTTGACTCTGCTCGGTTTGTTCTAGTTGTCTTTGTTCGTTTGCTCTTTGACTTTGCTCGGCTTGAGATGCTTGTGTGTTTTGAATTCGCTCTTCGTTATTTTTGTTTTGAGCATTTTGCTCTCGCGTTTTGTTTTGATTTTTGTAGATATCATAGCTTTGATAACTTCCGTAAGAATTTATTGAAGTAGGTGTGAGGGGGTAGAGAAAATGAGAGTGAAAAATTTTAGCGATTTTTTTATGAAAGTCCCTAAATATGGGGATTGTGTGGATAGTTGTAAGCATTTTAAATGCGGAAATTTTTGTGCCAAAAAATCCCTATAGTCCCAAAATGGCTGTTTTATCCCAAAAGTAGTGGAAAAATAGCTCTGTTTTAAACACCTTAAAAACCCAAATAAACGACATTTAAAAGCCCCTTAAAGGCTGGAAAAAATCAAGGAAAATTTTAACGATATAGTAAAGCTTTGATACTTTACTATAAAAATATGGTTTATTTTTATAGGTGATTAAGACACAAAATTTAGCAAAAAATGTGTCTTAATAAAACTTAATGTGGCTTAATGCTTTTAAATAGCGTTTTTTCAAGCACTTATATTAAGACACAATCATAAAACAATAAACAATATGCCACTAAACTTAAAAATACATTTTTTAATTAAGACACGTTTTAAGCTTTCATTAATAGACTTTCATATCAAGGGAAAATTTGCATCTAACCTTGCCAATGATTTTTAGCTCTACAATCTTATCTTCTGTCAATACTATATCTTGATAAAAACTATTAAGCGATGTTAGTTTAATCTCTTTTTGTATTGGATTTCTAAGAAATTTTTTCATATACACATCACCGCCGATATTAGCTATGATTATATCTCCATTTTTTATATCCGCATCTAAATCAATAATAACCATATCTCCGTTTTGGGCAAATGGCTCCATGCTGTCACCAAAAACCCTTATAACATCATAGTTTTTTACAGGTACTTTTAGAACTTTTTCTAAAAATTCACCACTAACTGGAATAAGACTAAAATTTGCACTAGAATTTATAGCTCCATATCCTGCACTTGCAGCAACATCATCAAAATACCTTAGATTTACCTTGATATTTTGTGGTTTTTTTACCTTATCAACACTTAGGCTTGTAAATTTTAATTTTACTGATGATGTTAGTCCTTTTGAACGCCAAGTGCTCGCAGTATTTCTACTATAGCCCATTTTTTCGGCTACATCTTCAAGACTTGATACATTAAAAAACTTTTTCATATTCTCAAAAATTACTTTATCATCCATAGTTTTTATACCTCGTTTTATTCAAAATATAGTTTTTATACCTTGACAATAAGGTTAAAATACTATATAATTCTGCAAATGTTTGCTGAATTATATCTTAAAAATATAAATTCTGCAAATGTTTGCTGAATTTATACGAAAGGAGCAAAAGTGATAAGAAAATACTTTGACGATAATTGTATAAGCATTAGACAATGGGCTAAAAAGCACAATTTAGAACAAAGAACTACATATGCTGTAATCAATGGCGAAACAGTCGGAAAATACAACACAGCAAAAGGAAGCTCAAAGAAGGTATTTGAAGCACTTTTGAGTGAAGGGATAATAGAAAATATGCCTGACGTATTTAAGAGCGATGACAATGAAAAGGCTAGCTGATGTTATATGCTGAAACTGCGGTTGCTTCTGTTATTTTCAATGTTAGTCTTAGTGCCTTAAAAGAAGCAACTCGTAGAAATTCCCAAAAATACCCATTTATCCATATAACTGACGCTAAGGTGCGAAGTCGTGGCGGCGTGAAGCTACTCTTTGAGGTAGAAGTAGCTCAAATAAACTCATGCATAAAGAGCGGAAAACTAGATAGTGATGTGGGTGTGTATATGCTAAAAGATGGTGAGTATAGCCAAATAAAATTTAGTGAGATAGTAGGTAAAAACAGCACAAAAACAAGCGAAAGTGAGAGAATATCATACTTTAACCTAAGCCAAAGTGAGCAAGAGAGCGTAAATGAGAAGCTAAAAATACTAAAAGAGTGGGATGAGTATAAAAGGGCTGGGTTGTCCTCTAAAAAGTTCTGCAAGGATTTTAACATAAGCGAGGCAAGGTTTTTTAGATGGCAAAGGGCTTATAGGGAGCAAGGTGCTGTGGGTCTGGCTGATAAAAGAGGCAAACACAGGGTAGGAGCTAGTAAGCTAAGTGGCTGGATGATGGAGTTTGTGCTTAATAAATTTAGAGCTTATGGAGCTGGTGCAAAGCTAAATATAACAGAGGTCTGGAAAGCGCTACATAAAGAGGCTGGAGTAAGAGAGTGGTATGACTACTATGGCTTTTTAAAAGGGGAGGTAAAACCGCTCTTTGATACGGGAGCTATAAAAAGATACCTTGATAACTACTTTGCTAATAAGCCTTTGGAGCTAACGATGATAACAAAGGGTATGGATAAGGCTAAGAGCTATCATCAGCCTGCGTTTGGCTCACAGGGTGAAATCATCACAAGGCGTAATCAGTGCTGGCAAATAGACAGCTCACCGCTTGATGTGATGGCAAGAGATGGCAAAGGCGGCGAAGCGATAAGGGCTGACATACTCTCGATAGTGGATGTATATAGCGGTAGGTGCGTGGCTAGTGTGGAGAGTAGCTCAAACGCCTTGGCACTTGTAAGGCTAATGTGGAGAGCGTTATCTACGCTTGGAAAGCCTGAGTTTATCAAGGGCGATAACGGCAAGGACTATCTAAGCAGGCAGTTTCAGTATCTGCTAAATGGGCTTGGTATCGGATACGACAGAGCCATAGCGTATAGTGGGGATGAGAAGGGCTTTGTAGAGAGGCACTTTAGAACTATGCAGCACTCAGGCATCATAGCCCCAGAGTTTTCAGGCGAAGACGTTATAAAAACAAATCTTGAAAGCATTGCAAAAAGACTAAAAGCCACTGGCATTGTGGATCTAAAAGCAAACAATGCAAGTGAAGCTATCGCTAAGATGGGAGACTTTGGCACGAGTCGCCTAATCGCAGCCTATCCGTATGTAAAGATCTGGGATGATGAAGCAAATGATTATACGATGCAGCCCCAATCGGCACGCATAGCAGGTATGATAGCCTATGTCGATGGACAAAGTGAGTTTGGTT
This is a stretch of genomic DNA from Campylobacter sp. RM6914. It encodes these proteins:
- a CDS encoding M20/M25/M40 family metallo-hydrolase; this translates as MKEVQILDKFKEISQIPHCSFNTKELRDFLANYAKNHGYSVDVDEVGNIHAIKGEPKICLQSHYDMVCVGHAPKLELVEKDGFLSAKESSLGADNGMGVAIMMQMMKEFENLECLFTNDEEVGLIGANGFDGNFASKKLLNLDSEDDSEVIVGCAGGINIFACIDADTKTVSSGDVYEVIVSGYPGGHSGVEIQKDIPNAIKILARFIRQNGAKLVSIEGGERSNSIPVNAKAVVVSQNKLKSDDLHICVKKLDGTAKILKNSDQILAFINGFSQGVRSYDVELNLPKDSVNLSTVKNHNGKTWVEFYARSMSMDGILRLEFEIGEMASALGFDISINERSNPWEPSADEFAYAVLDELQKFKPDAKIKAIHAGLECGVLCEGRDDMQTCSIGPNIYSPHSTHERCELASVDIIASVVRNIISRY
- a CDS encoding NAD+ synthase translates to MRDFKELELKLVAFLRDYCKNIGVENLLIGMSGGLDSAIVGALCAKAMPQNTHALIMPTKNSDPKNIKDATEFCQKRNIKFKILSIESILGAYQESIDTNLNNIRKGNLSARIRMSLLYDYSADIRAIVVGTSNKSELMLGYGTIFGDMACAINPIGELYKTEIFEFARYLEIDENIINKAPSADLWEGQSDEEDIGYSYEVVDEILIATKNGEIYNKQIEEKFGKKTVQEILKRVKSNEFKRRMPLIAKI
- a CDS encoding S24 family peptidase, which produces MKKFFNVSSLEDVAEKMGYSRNTASTWRSKGLTSSVKLKFTSLSVDKVKKPQNIKVNLRYFDDVAASAGYGAINSSANFSLIPVSGEFLEKVLKVPVKNYDVIRVFGDSMEPFAQNGDMVIIDLDADIKNGDIIIANIGGDVYMKKFLRNPIQKEIKLTSLNSFYQDIVLTEDKIVELKIIGKVRCKFSLDMKVY
- a CDS encoding PaaI family thioesterase, which translates into the protein MAENSIYEEVGDSQIVLPEDENPFRNEIKTSPNIKLSLTGVTTFLEKNHAKTKFFTTNEMVADGSDLIHSGFIFSAANYAALVAINEEFCVTINARINFYGPIKLGEIVEFDARAYFDESRKREVRVIGKLHDMKVFEGTFQLVALEEHIFLAQQKNIQREGAIRRAKERQDKAN
- a CDS encoding DegT/DnrJ/EryC1/StrS family aminotransferase, whose product is MEEISFYKPTITERENELIQDVLKNQNSNKTIKALEDTLQKYFGAKHVISTNNLAAAHHLALSAMEIKRGDKIICSVNSFPSVAQSIRHFDAEPIFVDINEDDFNINPDSLKKALKEYNHKKLKGIFVSHIAGQSAPVDEINEIAKHYDVKVLDDANRSIGLTYNGTKIGNENSFLSCFQTYSQVNNPIATAGFFTTNDDKIAERARLLRNYALINGIDKYGNLGYIYDVVDIGLKYDISALNAAYATAQIEKNDMFIKRRKEIAEIYNKELSNCPHITTPIKKRDHVYSQYIIKIDKNRDSFARELLENGIHTSLHYIPIHLLSYYKAKYNLKVNAYPSALKVYQQVLSLPIYNALKDEEVYYICEKIKEISKSRV
- a CDS encoding DDE-type integrase/transposase/recombinase, with the translated sequence MLYAETAVASVIFNVSLSALKEATRRNSQKYPFIHITDAKVRSRGGVKLLFEVEVAQINSCIKSGKLDSDVGVYMLKDGEYSQIKFSEIVGKNSTKTSESERISYFNLSQSEQESVNEKLKILKEWDEYKRAGLSSKKFCKDFNISEARFFRWQRAYREQGAVGLADKRGKHRVGASKLSGWMMEFVLNKFRAYGAGAKLNITEVWKALHKEAGVREWYDYYGFLKGEVKPLFDTGAIKRYLDNYFANKPLELTMITKGMDKAKSYHQPAFGSQGEIITRRNQCWQIDSSPLDVMARDGKGGEAIRADILSIVDVYSGRCVASVESSSNALALVRLMWRALSTLGKPEFIKGDNGKDYLSRQFQYLLNGLGIGYDRAIAYSGDEKGFVERHFRTMQHSGIIAPEFSGEDVIKTNLESIAKRLKATGIVDLKANNASEAIAKMGDFGTSRLIAAYPYVKIWDDEANDYTMQPQSARIAGMIAYVDGQSEFGYSDSYSNRVMNGVVGLADDIDFELGETCTADELRAAHISTIIRESGFRTWGGETSDQDTIWQDLARVRIFDRISQAAQKGVLFAIDRKADQLYHAKRSVEELLRQLVGAKVLLGYELSWSEKNTDATVTVGKFYLDVRMQNNPIIKQLTLDFIYVDSYSSQLMDDLSK
- a CDS encoding aryl sulfotransferase; protein product: MKQVWFIITSAISAFMATLCCLPALLFLLFGTSFSFLSWTSAFYEYRTFFSILSVIFFVASAFFVFYKPKSCALNYAKKKWIFTYVLLGILIVFMLVYPELLGDFYE
- a CDS encoding helix-turn-helix domain-containing protein gives rise to the protein MIRKYFDDNCISIRQWAKKHNLEQRTTYAVINGETVGKYNTAKGSSKKVFEALLSEGIIENMPDVFKSDDNEKAS
- a CDS encoding MBL fold metallo-hydrolase; the protein is MKVLSKSFGEYATNCYIIEQDGMQLVVDPGKGSFEWIGQNVTNLKAILCTHGHFDHIFDVLKVKNKFKAPIYIHEEDAFWAQNDIFGYGYEIFTPDVFFKDQECVTIGSFNIKFHHFAGHTPGCSMIEINGCMFSGDFLFRDSIGRWDFPYSNKEDMLKSLEKCSKISGDYKLYPGHGEPSSLSAEQGRLDMWIRIVTSS
- a CDS encoding heavy-metal-associated domain-containing protein, which gives rise to MSKILFALLICTVAFSDQNFKIQVEAMHCPLCTSMVRKALLGVEGTQSAKVSLRSKTADVITVDGVKEDDLLKAIEAIGYPGIVLK
- the cmoB gene encoding tRNA 5-methoxyuridine(34)/uridine 5-oxyacetic acid(34) synthase CmoB → MLNSYKNLELLSLINALGKFDCECEFNDIVSIKFNGLTAQEQEQIEAIAKELKPWRKGPFALGELFIDTEWQSFIKYNLLKPHINLKDKVVADVGCNNGYYMFRMLKEKPKKLVGFDPSVHTFMQFNFINHFVRSNIIYELLGVEHLAHYEHKFDTIFCLGVIYHRSDPVKMLKELKGSLNKGGEVFLDTMYIDMPGDFALTPKLTYSKIPNIYFVPTIGALENWCERAKFSDFEILATKPTDVNEQRKTEWIDGQSLENFLDPNDSLKTIEGYPAPNRVYIKIKI
- a CDS encoding tetraacyldisaccharide 4'-kinase encodes the protein MSKSTFKQNLYIWAESYFYRPNFTQKLLSFILLPLSLIYAFVIYIKKYTSKEKDLGIKILSIGNLSLGGSGKTPLGIAIANEFDGAFIILRGYGRSSKGLVKVCVNGQILTDVKTSGDEAMEYAISVKNTNVIVSENRDEAIYEAKKMGARYIILDDGFGKFHIKKFNILIQPNPLPALNFTIPSGAYRYPVGFYRFGDFIAKEGVSHFRKTQIFNQTDKMLLVTAIANPTRLEPFFNQTVAQIFYPDHHDFNKQELAKLLSSYKATSLLMTQKDFVKVKDFNLPISLIKLHTTLSNELKNAIKQAI
- a CDS encoding transglutaminase domain-containing protein; this translates as MQRRDFFKIGGVLGAASVLPSVAFAAANESKSSAVRTFDVRLSHLLKEKGKNARFWLPLVTSTDFQQLVSDYKITTNAKEYYISDLAIPTLFADFKEGQVDPAIDVEFKVRTTERNTDFSKVNFNENEKLSKEIEFYLKATAQIPTTGIVKEFADKIIGKTKGDLEKARLIYNWVANTMERDNSVPGCGRGDVKAILESGKLVGKCTDINSVFVGLCRAVGIPARELFGIRVGASRFSGQMGAAPKEDGLSHISGGQHCRAEFYLKGYGWVPVDPADVTKVRLGEKLSNSDTKLAQIRDYLFGNWEMCWIGFNYGRDFDLKPLAEQRPINNFGYPYAEVDGNTLDYYNPKEFSYDYVSKEI